The following coding sequences are from one Lentisphaerota bacterium window:
- a CDS encoding radical SAM protein has protein sequence MNRMTTIHDSGGSTAHGESAPDAAAAACALCPRRCGVNRLAGETGFCRAGAVPRLFRYGPHFGEEPPISGTRGSGTLFFSHCTLRCIYCQNHPWSQGGLGEDLEVAGLTARMRSIAEQGCHNWNLVSPTPWLPWIREAARPLIQAGIRLPFVYNTSGFELPETLSAYADLLDIALVDLRYARNETAREASACDTYVEVARACVQWFWDHLGPLEVDAAGTARRGVICRLLVLPGRADEAVDNLHWLAAHVGVDIHISVMSQYTPTHHALGRLGWDRTVTAREYGRVTDAFEKLGFENGWVQEYGAEAPADLLGCDMPAGAGAVGR, from the coding sequence ATGAACAGAATGACAACCATTCATGACTCTGGGGGTTCGACCGCTCACGGGGAATCCGCACCTGACGCCGCAGCGGCGGCGTGCGCACTCTGTCCGCGCCGGTGCGGGGTGAACCGGCTCGCCGGGGAGACGGGCTTCTGCCGGGCGGGTGCCGTGCCCAGGCTGTTCCGTTACGGGCCGCATTTTGGCGAGGAGCCGCCGATTTCCGGCACGCGAGGCTCGGGCACACTCTTCTTCTCGCATTGCACCCTGCGCTGCATCTACTGCCAGAACCACCCCTGGAGCCAGGGGGGGCTTGGAGAGGACCTGGAGGTGGCCGGCTTGACCGCCCGGATGCGCTCGATCGCCGAGCAGGGGTGCCACAACTGGAACCTCGTCTCGCCTACGCCCTGGCTCCCGTGGATACGCGAGGCGGCACGTCCGTTAATTCAGGCTGGCATTCGTCTGCCGTTTGTCTATAATACATCCGGTTTTGAGCTGCCGGAGACGTTGTCGGCCTATGCCGACCTCCTCGATATCGCGCTGGTCGACTTGCGCTATGCGCGCAACGAGACGGCCCGAGAGGCTTCCGCATGCGACACGTATGTCGAGGTCGCGCGGGCGTGTGTCCAGTGGTTTTGGGACCATCTCGGGCCGCTGGAGGTGGATGCGGCGGGCACAGCGCGACGAGGCGTCATTTGCCGCTTGTTGGTGCTACCTGGGCGCGCCGACGAGGCGGTTGACAATTTGCACTGGCTGGCGGCGCATGTGGGTGTGGACATCCACATCAGCGTGATGTCGCAGTACACGCCGACGCATCACGCGCTCGGTCGACTCGGATGGGACCGAACGGTCACCGCCAGAGAATACGGGCGCGTGACCGATGCGTTTGAGAAACTGGGCTTTGAGAATGGATGGGTGCAGGAGTACGGGGCCGAGGCTCCTGCCGATCTGCTGGGATGCGACATGCCTGCCGGCGCAGGGGCGGTGGGACGGTGA
- a CDS encoding sugar ABC transporter substrate-binding protein, producing MMKTTGALAIVALVLATAGCGDSKSSSQQQIIGFSVYDMKYEFFQMMEKGTRERAKELGYGYQLHDQKSDELQMVSGCKSLINQGAAALIVSPIKPDALGAVVDAAQKAEIPVVINDIGGGGTPYHAIIISDNFGGGKLAGQYVVDKLGVGNGRNVAILKCEPSAIYAIRRGEGFKALMTSNGYTVVAELSAHSKTEEGYAKMKNVLAGTPDLVAVFCENDPMAVGAAQAVAEAGKTAQVLVIGFNADGVAIESIRAGTMAATVAQFPEQMGRISAELTDKLLKKQPLQFDDVSQREIFAPVKLITQENLSEASK from the coding sequence ATGATGAAAACGACAGGCGCACTGGCGATTGTGGCTCTGGTTCTGGCGACCGCAGGATGTGGCGATTCCAAATCGTCCTCCCAACAGCAGATCATCGGATTTTCAGTTTACGATATGAAGTATGAGTTTTTCCAGATGATGGAAAAAGGGACGCGCGAGCGGGCGAAGGAACTCGGCTATGGCTACCAGTTGCATGACCAGAAAAGCGATGAGTTGCAGATGGTCTCCGGTTGCAAGAGCCTGATCAATCAGGGTGCGGCCGCGCTGATTGTCAGCCCGATCAAGCCCGACGCACTCGGCGCCGTGGTGGACGCGGCGCAGAAGGCGGAAATTCCCGTCGTGATTAACGATATCGGCGGCGGTGGCACGCCCTATCATGCAATCATCATCTCCGACAACTTTGGCGGCGGCAAGCTCGCCGGTCAATATGTGGTCGACAAACTCGGAGTTGGCAACGGCCGTAACGTGGCGATCCTCAAGTGCGAGCCCTCGGCCATCTACGCGATCCGGCGCGGCGAAGGGTTCAAGGCGTTGATGACCAGCAACGGCTATACCGTGGTGGCCGAACTGTCGGCCCACAGCAAGACCGAAGAGGGCTATGCGAAGATGAAGAACGTCCTCGCCGGAACGCCCGACCTGGTGGCCGTGTTTTGCGAAAACGATCCCATGGCGGTCGGCGCGGCCCAAGCCGTGGCTGAAGCAGGTAAGACCGCTCAGGTGCTGGTGATTGGTTTCAACGCCGATGGCGTGGCGATTGAATCGATTCGCGCCGGCACGATGGCCGCCACCGTGGCTCAGTTTCCCGAACAGATGGGGCGCATCAGCGCCGAATTGACCGATAAGTTGCTGAAGAAACAGCCCCTGCAGTTCGACGACGTCAGCCAGCGCGAAATCTTCGCTCCGGTCAAACTGATTACCCAAGAAAATCTTTCGGAGGCGTCAAAATAG
- a CDS encoding ABC transporter permease, producing MNEPRTAFGRRVSAALDWRERSVFAALALLFLAVSAANPRFAALSNVLSILGDSAYIGIAAIGMTLCIIFGAFDLSIGALLALLSVASVTWAPHLQPVVGTAGFVIIVALAGAGCGLLNGALVAGLRIPAFIATLGMMYVYRGAAFMLSGGQDQRLDSAWFLSLANGDLAGVPVVFLVFVGLTVLGTLLLNRHPLGRRIQAVGNSPKAARAAGISVSRTTLAVFALVGVFTAIAGVLQASLLRGAQPGRGVEFELYVIATVVLGGTSLDGGKGSVINTAAAAVLLATLQCSFSFLAVNPYVQKIIVGGVLVAAFSMNYLRGQVEDWRKRRQQQRKEASV from the coding sequence ATGAACGAACCCCGAACAGCCTTCGGACGGCGGGTGTCGGCCGCTCTGGACTGGCGCGAGCGCTCGGTGTTCGCCGCGCTGGCGCTCCTCTTTCTCGCCGTATCGGCGGCCAATCCGCGCTTTGCCGCACTGTCCAACGTGCTGAGCATTTTGGGCGATTCGGCCTACATCGGAATCGCGGCGATCGGCATGACCTTGTGCATCATCTTCGGCGCCTTCGATCTCTCTATTGGCGCGCTGCTGGCGCTGTTAAGCGTCGCGTCCGTGACCTGGGCGCCGCACCTGCAGCCGGTCGTTGGCACGGCTGGGTTCGTGATCATCGTGGCGCTGGCGGGCGCCGGGTGCGGGCTGCTCAACGGCGCCTTAGTGGCCGGGTTGCGGATTCCGGCGTTCATTGCCACGCTGGGGATGATGTACGTCTATCGCGGCGCGGCCTTTATGTTGTCGGGCGGACAAGATCAGCGTCTTGACTCCGCGTGGTTTTTGTCGCTGGCCAACGGCGATCTGGCGGGTGTGCCGGTCGTCTTCTTAGTGTTCGTCGGTCTGACCGTGCTCGGGACGCTGCTCTTGAACCGGCACCCCCTGGGGCGACGCATCCAGGCCGTCGGCAATTCGCCCAAAGCGGCACGTGCGGCCGGCATTTCGGTGTCGCGTACCACCCTGGCGGTTTTCGCGCTCGTGGGCGTGTTCACCGCGATTGCAGGCGTCTTGCAGGCCTCGCTGTTGCGCGGGGCGCAGCCAGGGCGCGGCGTGGAGTTTGAACTCTACGTGATCGCCACGGTCGTGCTCGGGGGCACGTCGCTGGACGGCGGCAAGGGCAGCGTGATCAACACGGCCGCAGCCGCAGTGCTGCTGGCAACGTTGCAGTGTTCTTTCTCATTTCTGGCGGTTAATCCGTACGTGCAAAAGATTATTGTGGGTGGTGTACTCGTGGCTGCATTCTCGATGAACTACCTGCGCGGACAGGTCGAAGACTGGCGAAAAAGGCGGCAACAACAACGAAAGGAAGCGAGCGTATGA
- a CDS encoding ABC transporter permease: MRHRTNGRCGMNEARFWRWWDRYGLLAILGVTVVALAAGQPRFRSWYTALNLLSTSAPVAIAGAGMTLAITCGVFDLSIGALLALVSVTIGVLVPHLGLTGAMVAGLAMGGAAGLVNGLIVTRLKIQAFIATLGTMLLWRGLALWISGGKDANLVHVPAVKVLAHWGWLALLVAGTYGLSALIYYRLPLGLRLRAVGSSATSAWASGVNVNAMTLFVFAYVALTASVAAAITTSQLAIGGCNLGVSFELEAITVVLLGGTALRGGLGNLGGTLLATALLGVMRIGLDLANVKDEYQRLAIGLLLLTALALDGVRRARKEAA; this comes from the coding sequence ATGCGCCACCGGACTAATGGGAGGTGCGGCATGAACGAGGCGCGCTTCTGGCGGTGGTGGGACCGCTATGGACTGCTGGCCATTCTGGGTGTGACCGTCGTGGCGCTGGCGGCAGGGCAGCCCCGGTTTCGGTCGTGGTACACGGCGCTGAATCTGCTTTCGACCAGCGCGCCCGTCGCCATTGCGGGCGCCGGCATGACGCTGGCCATCACCTGTGGCGTGTTCGACCTCTCGATCGGCGCGTTGCTGGCGCTGGTGAGTGTGACGATCGGCGTGCTGGTGCCGCATCTCGGTCTGACCGGCGCCATGGTGGCGGGACTGGCCATGGGGGGCGCGGCGGGCTTGGTTAACGGTCTGATCGTGACACGGTTGAAGATCCAAGCGTTCATAGCCACACTGGGAACCATGCTGCTGTGGCGCGGATTGGCGCTCTGGATCAGTGGCGGCAAGGATGCCAATCTGGTGCACGTGCCTGCGGTGAAGGTGTTGGCACACTGGGGCTGGCTGGCGCTGCTGGTTGCCGGAACCTACGGATTGAGCGCACTGATCTACTACCGGCTGCCGCTGGGGCTGCGTCTCCGTGCAGTGGGATCGAGCGCCACGTCGGCCTGGGCCTCGGGCGTGAACGTCAATGCGATGACGCTGTTCGTGTTTGCGTATGTGGCGCTGACGGCTTCAGTGGCGGCGGCGATCACCACCTCCCAACTGGCCATTGGCGGATGCAATCTGGGTGTCTCCTTCGAACTGGAAGCGATCACGGTGGTTTTGCTGGGCGGGACAGCGCTGCGGGGCGGGCTTGGTAATCTCGGCGGGACGCTGCTGGCCACGGCGCTGTTGGGCGTGATGCGGATCGGCCTCGATCTGGCCAACGTGAAGGACGAATACCAGCGCCTCGCGATCGGGCTGCTGCTCCTCACCGCGCTGGCACTCGATGGGGTGCGCCGCGCACGGAAGGAGGCGGCATGA
- a CDS encoding sugar ABC transporter ATP-binding protein: MTRTTTDESLLVAAHGIRKSFPGVLALDGVDFAVRAGRVHAVVGENGAGKSTLMKVLGGVYQPDAGTVRVSGKPAQFRSPHEAILAGISVIYQELDLAPHLTAAENIHLGREPRRYGVWTDRASMARATAALFEDMGMRIPVDVPVEQLALADRQMVEIAKAISRQSQVIVMDEPTSSLTEHEVAVLYRIIRRLREQGRAIVYISHRLKEIFDLADEITVMRDGRVVGGGPLCDFDRKAIVRLMVGRDVQENTRRTDQAGTEVVLRVQGLGLPGVFADVSFDLHAGETLGVCGLAGCGREELARAVFGLCSYGCGSVDLLGQPLPADGPQAAIRRKLGFLSEDRRSEGIFAQMSVRANATIMILRRLAWRLVGWLPAAAEQAELTRHTASMQIRYAGPNQDVRLLSGGNQQKVLLARVLATGCRVLILCEPTRGVDIGAKAEIYALLRELNRQGVAVLLISSDLPEVLEVCHRTLVMYQGRLTGNLSRDAMSEEGIMQCATGLMGGAA; this comes from the coding sequence ATGACCCGAACAACGACAGATGAATCGCTGCTGGTGGCGGCACATGGCATTCGCAAATCATTCCCAGGCGTTCTGGCGCTGGACGGGGTGGATTTTGCGGTTCGCGCGGGCCGGGTGCATGCCGTGGTGGGCGAGAACGGGGCCGGCAAGTCCACGCTCATGAAGGTGCTCGGAGGCGTGTATCAGCCGGATGCCGGAACGGTGCGAGTTTCCGGGAAACCGGCGCAATTCCGTTCCCCGCATGAGGCCATCCTGGCCGGCATTAGCGTCATTTACCAGGAACTCGATCTCGCGCCGCACCTGACGGCCGCCGAGAACATTCACCTTGGCCGGGAGCCACGCCGGTATGGCGTGTGGACGGATCGCGCCTCCATGGCGCGGGCCACGGCGGCACTTTTCGAAGACATGGGCATGCGCATACCGGTGGATGTGCCGGTGGAGCAATTGGCGCTGGCAGACCGGCAGATGGTCGAAATCGCCAAGGCGATCTCGCGCCAATCGCAGGTCATCGTCATGGACGAGCCGACGTCGTCCCTGACCGAGCACGAAGTCGCGGTGTTGTACCGGATCATTCGCCGCCTCCGGGAACAAGGGCGCGCAATCGTCTATATCTCACACCGCCTGAAGGAGATTTTCGATCTGGCCGACGAGATCACCGTCATGCGCGATGGCCGCGTCGTCGGCGGCGGCCCCCTGTGCGACTTCGACCGCAAGGCGATCGTGCGGCTCATGGTGGGGCGCGACGTGCAGGAAAACACCCGACGTACCGATCAGGCTGGCACCGAGGTGGTGCTGCGGGTGCAGGGACTGGGCTTGCCGGGTGTGTTCGCAGACGTGTCGTTCGATCTGCATGCCGGCGAAACACTCGGGGTGTGCGGGTTGGCCGGGTGCGGACGGGAGGAACTGGCGCGCGCCGTGTTTGGACTGTGTTCTTACGGCTGCGGCTCGGTGGACCTGCTGGGGCAACCGTTGCCCGCGGATGGGCCACAGGCGGCAATCCGCCGAAAACTCGGATTTCTGTCGGAGGACCGGCGTAGCGAGGGTATCTTTGCGCAGATGAGCGTACGCGCGAATGCGACGATCATGATCCTGCGGCGGCTGGCGTGGCGCCTCGTGGGGTGGTTGCCAGCCGCAGCCGAGCAGGCGGAGTTGACGCGGCACACCGCCTCGATGCAGATCCGCTACGCAGGGCCGAACCAAGACGTACGCTTGCTGTCGGGCGGCAACCAGCAGAAGGTCTTGCTCGCGCGTGTATTGGCAACCGGCTGCCGGGTGTTGATCCTGTGCGAGCCGACACGCGGCGTGGATATCGGCGCGAAAGCGGAGATCTACGCCTTGCTGCGCGAGTTGAACCGGCAGGGCGTCGCCGTGCTCCTGATTTCCAGCGATCTGCCGGAAGTGCTGGAGGTCTGTCATCGGACCCTGGTGATGTATCAGGGACGGCTCACCGGCAACCTGTCGCGTGACGCGATGAGCGAGGAAGGCATCATGCAATGCGCCACCGGACTAATGGGAGGTGCGGCATGA
- a CDS encoding glycoside hydrolase: MFLIFTLRRETGSRMVSARVEPGQPTGDFFSSGWLQPVPAVRRWVLGICLGSLIVARGALSAQGSEPVPEKPWTALWISPPAPSAAGWTCYRKTFALEAVPPSAVTRIAVDSKYWLWVNGTLVVFEGGLKRGPAPGEGYYDQIDLAPHLAPGPNTIAVLAWYWGKHGFSHQSSGKPGFVFEAALGGTTLRTDRTWKARAHPAYEPVAGEKPNYRLSEPNIRFDARNDIAGWTAPSYDDEMWEAPVEFGPPPSAPWGRLVRRPIPFWKDYGLKHYTNAAAIPAVAKGGVVTGKLPYNAQVTPMLQIDAPAGVTIDIRTDNYKGGSEPNVRAEYVTREGVQEYESLGWMNGHSVRYTIPAGVKILALKYRETGFDAESIGSFWCDDPFYNTLWEKARRTLYITMRDTYMDCPDRERAQWWGDVVNELGEVFYVFDPSAYTLTRKAILELMNWQRPDKTIYSPVPSGSANKELPLQMLASVGRYGFWTYYLYSGDAETIREVYPRVKDYLNIWKLDADGLVIHRAGGWDWGDWGNNIDVRLLDSAWYHLALQGAAEMATLVGRPEDIPEWQTRMAAIKKGFNATFWNGKEYRSPAYKKETDDRGNALAVVAGLAGPDQFEAIRAVLTNHHNASPYMEKYVLEALYLMNDATAGLERMKKRYQEMVDSPYTTLWEGWGIGKKGFGGGTYNHAWSGGPLTMLSQYAAGVAPVKPAYEVFHVLPQMGTLTTIRTVIPTVKGNILLDLARDGETFTIKLVSPPKTTALVGIPKEGRTVARIEANDRIVWAGDKAREPVPGVTFTSEDARYILFTVETGIVKMTVFYDPNNDR; this comes from the coding sequence ATGTTCTTGATCTTCACCTTGCGAAGGGAGACGGGTTCTCGAATGGTTTCGGCTCGTGTGGAGCCAGGGCAGCCGACTGGCGATTTTTTCTCAAGCGGATGGCTCCAGCCTGTGCCTGCCGTCAGGCGATGGGTGCTCGGCATCTGTCTGGGATCGTTGATCGTAGCGCGCGGGGCGTTGAGCGCCCAAGGGTCGGAACCTGTCCCCGAGAAACCGTGGACGGCGCTTTGGATCTCTCCGCCCGCGCCGTCAGCCGCTGGGTGGACCTGTTATCGCAAGACCTTTGCATTAGAGGCGGTCCCCCCCTCCGCCGTGACGCGCATCGCCGTGGACTCGAAATACTGGCTTTGGGTCAACGGCACCCTCGTCGTGTTTGAAGGGGGGCTCAAGCGCGGCCCCGCGCCGGGCGAGGGCTACTACGACCAAATCGACCTCGCCCCGCACCTCGCGCCGGGCCCGAACACGATCGCCGTTCTCGCGTGGTACTGGGGAAAGCACGGCTTCTCCCACCAGAGCAGCGGGAAGCCCGGCTTCGTCTTCGAGGCGGCTCTCGGCGGCACGACCCTCAGGACCGACCGCACGTGGAAGGCGCGGGCGCATCCCGCGTACGAGCCTGTCGCCGGAGAGAAGCCCAACTATCGCCTCTCCGAGCCCAACATTCGCTTCGACGCCCGGAACGACATCGCCGGCTGGACGGCACCGAGTTACGACGACGAGATGTGGGAGGCGCCGGTTGAGTTCGGTCCGCCCCCGTCCGCGCCTTGGGGCCGGCTGGTCCGACGTCCCATCCCGTTCTGGAAGGACTATGGCTTGAAGCACTACACCAACGCCGCAGCGATCCCTGCGGTCGCGAAGGGCGGGGTCGTGACGGGAAAGCTGCCCTACAACGCGCAAGTCACGCCGATGCTCCAGATCGATGCACCCGCCGGCGTGACGATCGACATCCGCACGGATAACTACAAGGGTGGCTCTGAACCGAACGTCCGCGCCGAGTATGTGACCCGCGAGGGTGTCCAGGAATACGAGTCCCTCGGCTGGATGAACGGCCACTCGGTCCGCTATACGATCCCGGCGGGCGTGAAGATTCTCGCCCTGAAATACCGCGAGACGGGTTTCGACGCCGAGTCCATCGGCTCCTTCTGGTGCGATGATCCCTTCTATAACACGCTCTGGGAGAAAGCGCGCCGCACCCTTTACATCACCATGCGCGACACCTACATGGACTGTCCCGACCGCGAACGGGCCCAGTGGTGGGGCGATGTCGTCAACGAGCTCGGCGAGGTCTTCTATGTTTTCGATCCCTCAGCCTACACGCTCACCCGCAAGGCTATCCTTGAACTCATGAACTGGCAGCGCCCGGACAAGACGATCTACTCTCCCGTCCCCTCCGGCTCCGCGAATAAGGAACTGCCGCTCCAGATGCTCGCCAGCGTCGGGCGGTACGGTTTCTGGACCTACTATTTGTATTCCGGTGACGCGGAGACGATACGCGAGGTCTATCCGCGCGTGAAGGACTACCTCAACATCTGGAAGCTCGATGCCGACGGGCTGGTCATCCACCGCGCTGGCGGCTGGGACTGGGGCGATTGGGGAAATAACATCGACGTGCGGCTGCTGGACAGCGCGTGGTACCATCTGGCTCTGCAAGGGGCGGCGGAGATGGCCACGCTCGTCGGACGGCCCGAAGACATCCCCGAGTGGCAGACGCGGATGGCGGCGATCAAGAAGGGTTTCAACGCGACCTTCTGGAACGGAAAGGAATACCGGTCGCCCGCGTATAAAAAAGAAACCGACGACCGCGGGAACGCGCTGGCCGTGGTGGCGGGGCTGGCCGGGCCCGATCAGTTCGAGGCGATCCGCGCCGTCCTGACCAATCACCACAACGCGAGCCCCTACATGGAGAAGTACGTTCTCGAGGCCCTCTACCTCATGAACGATGCGACGGCCGGGCTGGAGCGGATGAAGAAGCGGTACCAGGAGATGGTGGACAGCCCATACACCACGCTCTGGGAGGGCTGGGGGATCGGCAAGAAGGGCTTTGGCGGCGGAACCTACAACCATGCGTGGAGCGGCGGGCCGCTGACGATGCTTTCGCAATACGCGGCAGGCGTGGCGCCGGTCAAGCCGGCCTACGAGGTTTTTCACGTCCTTCCGCAGATGGGAACACTCACGACCATCCGGACGGTGATCCCCACCGTCAAGGGGAACATCCTGCTGGACCTGGCGCGCGACGGGGAAACGTTTACGATCAAGCTGGTCTCTCCCCCGAAGACAACGGCCCTCGTCGGCATACCCAAAGAGGGGCGGACGGTTGCGCGCATCGAGGCGAACGACAGGATCGTTTGGGCTGGCGACAAAGCGAGGGAGCCCGTCCCCGGGGTCACCTTTACGTCCGAGGACGCGCGCTATATTCTCTTTACTGTTGAAACGGGGATCGTTAAGATGACGGTTTTTTATGACCCGAACAACGACAGATGA
- a CDS encoding FAD-dependent oxidoreductase codes for MISDSVDVLVVGGGTAGTIAAIQSARAGAKTLIVERGSQLGGTMTTGGVAFPGLFDAWGKQVIAGIGWELVKESVALDGGTLPDFSKVPQSHSMNQVKVNQFLYTILAEEKCEQAGVQHAYYEFPQAITRTAAGWQVDCAGFGTRRRVLCKQVIDCTGGAEVVGLLNLPRLREEETQPGSLLFCLGSAYQVGRAGVIDKLYVHGADSTNSRTVTAANLKGRKDLLAKVRSSKKRLMHLQPEASFRESYRIQGETLITVDDYTSGRVFEDAVCYAFYPVDLHTKSGVKPKPLARGKVPTVPLGALVPKGSSNILVAGRCVSSDRLANSGLRVQASCMAMGQAAGATAALAAQQNTTPIKVALKDIRDMLDKHGAIVPVVST; via the coding sequence ATGATCTCGGACTCGGTTGACGTGCTCGTGGTCGGCGGCGGAACGGCGGGAACCATCGCGGCCATTCAGTCTGCCCGAGCGGGAGCGAAAACGCTCATCGTTGAGCGAGGCTCCCAACTGGGCGGGACCATGACCACAGGCGGCGTGGCTTTTCCCGGCCTTTTCGATGCTTGGGGTAAACAGGTGATTGCGGGCATCGGCTGGGAATTGGTCAAGGAGAGCGTGGCACTGGATGGCGGAACGTTGCCCGATTTTTCGAAGGTGCCGCAGAGTCACTCGATGAATCAGGTGAAAGTGAATCAGTTTCTCTACACGATACTCGCAGAAGAAAAGTGCGAGCAGGCAGGCGTGCAACACGCCTATTACGAATTTCCTCAAGCCATCACCCGAACCGCTGCGGGCTGGCAGGTCGATTGTGCGGGGTTCGGCACCCGGCGGCGGGTTCTGTGCAAGCAGGTCATCGATTGCACGGGTGGCGCCGAGGTGGTCGGCCTGCTGAATTTGCCGCGGCTTCGTGAAGAGGAGACCCAACCCGGATCGTTGCTCTTCTGTCTGGGCAGCGCTTATCAAGTCGGCCGCGCCGGCGTAATTGACAAACTGTATGTCCATGGGGCAGATTCTACGAACTCCCGCACGGTGACGGCGGCCAATCTGAAAGGGCGCAAGGATCTGCTTGCCAAAGTCCGCTCATCCAAAAAACGATTGATGCATCTGCAACCAGAGGCCAGCTTCCGTGAAAGCTACCGCATTCAGGGCGAAACGCTGATCACCGTCGATGATTACACCTCAGGGCGCGTGTTTGAGGACGCCGTGTGTTACGCCTTTTACCCGGTGGACTTACATACGAAAAGCGGTGTCAAACCCAAACCGTTGGCCCGTGGCAAGGTGCCGACGGTCCCTCTGGGCGCGCTGGTGCCGAAAGGAAGTTCCAATATCCTCGTGGCCGGCCGGTGTGTCTCCAGTGATCGCCTTGCCAATTCAGGACTGCGTGTCCAAGCCTCCTGCATGGCGATGGGACAGGCCGCAGGCGCAACCGCCGCATTGGCCGCGCAGCAGAATACCACGCCGATCAAGGTCGCGCTGAAAGATATTCGGGACATGCTCGACAAACATGGCGCGATTGTTCCTGTTGTGTCCACATAG
- a CDS encoding trehalase / alfa-L-rhamnosidase / mannosyl oligosaccharide glucosidase, with translation MTTETTRYERMVREWVLGKLGRTFKEGAGRLKFPFIDPGGGYEGNLWDWDSFWAVYATLNLLDKDGCLAGKARADTGRPWLDYAEGNIANFFDRQEKDGYLPPSFVTWMQEESYEIVKHREGEIHNMHKPFLARQMALVSGWKNDKGWAAQYKDGLAAYFTRYEADYFNTRCGLYVWADDVMIGMDNDPATFGRPRFSTANLFLNCFMVPELRAGASLFAAWGDAAHAAALREKADRLSAAIRAECWDRRDRFFYSADVDIKTRSYHWYHKGLGVFWKTLPIKIRVWSGFLPMWAGIASAEEAAALVDLHVRDEKTFMAPYGICSLAMDEKMFDLRETNNPSNWLGPIWLVAQYCVFRGLMRYGYREQATDLCARTLRLLGRDLEKTGTLHEYYNPFTGEPVMNGDFVNWNVLALNMADELRGKPSMEDLICN, from the coding sequence ATGACAACCGAAACCACACGGTACGAGCGCATGGTGCGCGAATGGGTGCTGGGAAAACTGGGCAGGACCTTCAAGGAAGGAGCCGGGAGACTGAAGTTTCCCTTCATCGATCCGGGTGGCGGCTATGAGGGCAACCTCTGGGACTGGGATTCTTTCTGGGCGGTCTATGCCACCCTGAACTTACTCGATAAGGACGGATGCCTGGCTGGCAAGGCCAGGGCGGATACCGGACGCCCCTGGCTCGATTATGCCGAGGGGAACATTGCCAACTTCTTTGACCGCCAGGAAAAGGATGGCTATCTGCCTCCCTCCTTCGTGACGTGGATGCAAGAGGAGTCTTATGAGATTGTGAAACATCGCGAAGGCGAGATTCACAACATGCACAAGCCGTTTCTCGCCCGGCAGATGGCGCTCGTTTCCGGATGGAAGAACGACAAGGGGTGGGCCGCCCAATACAAGGATGGCCTGGCAGCCTACTTCACGCGCTACGAGGCGGACTATTTCAACACCCGCTGCGGACTGTATGTCTGGGCCGACGATGTGATGATCGGCATGGACAACGATCCGGCCACGTTCGGCCGTCCGCGCTTTTCCACGGCCAACCTGTTTCTGAACTGCTTCATGGTTCCCGAGTTGCGCGCCGGGGCGTCGCTCTTTGCCGCCTGGGGGGACGCGGCGCATGCCGCAGCTTTGCGGGAGAAGGCCGACAGACTGTCCGCCGCCATCCGGGCGGAGTGCTGGGATCGCCGGGACCGGTTTTTCTATTCCGCGGACGTGGATATCAAGACCCGCTCGTATCACTGGTACCACAAGGGGCTTGGCGTTTTCTGGAAAACCCTGCCGATCAAGATTCGCGTCTGGAGCGGTTTCCTTCCGATGTGGGCGGGCATCGCCTCGGCGGAGGAAGCGGCCGCGCTGGTGGATCTGCACGTGCGGGATGAGAAGACGTTTATGGCTCCTTACGGAATCTGCTCGCTGGCGATGGACGAGAAGATGTTCGATCTGCGGGAGACCAACAACCCGTCCAACTGGCTCGGGCCGATCTGGTTGGTCGCGCAGTATTGCGTCTTTCGCGGCCTGATGCGCTACGGGTATCGTGAGCAGGCGACGGATCTTTGTGCACGGACGCTGCGCCTGCTCGGGCGTGACCTGGAGAAAACCGGTACGCTCCACGAATACTACAATCCGTTCACCGGCGAACCGGTGATGAACGGCGATTTCGTCAACTGGAACGTGCTGGCCCTTAACATGGCGGATGAACTGCGCGGAAAGCCATCCATGGAGGATCTGATTTGCAACTAA